A genome region from Brienomyrus brachyistius isolate T26 chromosome 23, BBRACH_0.4, whole genome shotgun sequence includes the following:
- the LOC125718693 gene encoding uncharacterized protein LOC125718693 isoform X1, whose protein sequence is MEAGQRVQPNLSRNTVASVIRTFHRENRIEGRGHQGGRGPMFTRAQEAAIVNMVVANNCIRLREIQANIINDDRIFNNIHRVSLSTLARILKKKQVHMKQLYRVPFDRNSERVKHLHSEYVERVLQMDAEQIQHEFIYVDEAGFNLAKTRRRGRNVIGHRAITNVPGQRGGNITLCAAITQNGVLHHHANLGPYNANLILAFLDRLHEIVTALNKVDQMRYIVVWDNVSFHRAALVQNWFHGHPDFEVLYLPPYSPFLNPIEEFFSAWRWKVYDLRPYDRLPLIQAMEQACDQIDAASVQGWIRHSRRFFQRCLANEDIACDVDEILWPDPARRRDEE, encoded by the exons ATGGAAGCTGGACAAAGAGTTCAACCAAATCTCAGCAGAAATACTGTTGCGTCAGTAATTCGGACATTTCATCGAGAAAACAG GATTGAGGGTCGAGGACACCAAGGTGGAAGGGGCCCTATGTTCACCCGTGCACAAGAGGCCGCCATAGTGAACATGGTTGTGGCCAATAATTGTATCAGGCTGCGAGAAATCCAAGCCAATATCATCAACGATGACCGTATTTTCAATAACATCCACCGAGTCTCTCTGTCAACATTAGCTCGAATCCTCAAGAAAAAGCAAGTACACATGAAGCAACTATATCGGGTACCATTTGACAGAAATTCAGAGAGAGTGAAACATCTGCACtctgaatatgtggag AGAGTCTTGCAAATGGATGCAGAACAAATTCAGCATGAATTTATATATGTGGATGAGGCTGGATTTAACCTTGCAAAAACACGAAGACGAGGGAGAAATGTAATTGGACACAGGGCAATCACCAATGTGCCAGGGCAGCGAGGGGGTAACATCACCCTCTGCGCTGCTATCACACAAAATGGGGTCCTCCACCACCATGCAAATCTGGGACCCTATAATGCAAATCTAATACTTGCATTTCTTGACAGATTGCACGAGATTGTCACAGCATTAAACAAAGTGGACCAGATGCGGTACATTGTCGTTTGGGACAATGTCTCATTCCATCGGGCTGCTCTGGTCCAGAATTGGTTCCATGGTCACCCTGATTTTGAAGTGTTATACCTTCCCCCATACTCCCCCTTCCTGAATCCAATcgaagagtttttttcagcgTGGCGGTGGAAGGTATACGACCTGCGGCCCTATGACCGTTTGCCCCTCATTCAGGCCATGGAGCAGGCATGTGATCAAATCGACGCAGCTTCTGTGCAGGGGTGGATTCGTCACTCAAGGCGATTCTTCCAACGGTGCCTTGCCAATGAAGACATAGCCTGTGATGTGGATGAAATCTTATGGCCTGATCCAGCCAGACGGAGAGATGAGGAATAG
- the LOC125718693 gene encoding uncharacterized protein LOC125718693 isoform X2 translates to MEGARRRVRMRGGAQRGEEEGRGRGLGRGSGEGGDRGRGLGRGRGEEEGRGRGLGRGRGEGGDRGRGLGRGRGREELEELTEPEQRRRGPNLTQEIRATLIDHVLNHGLTLMEAGQRVQPNLSRNTVASVIRTFHRENRIEGRGHQGGRGPMFTRAQEAAIVNMVVANNCIRLREIQANIINDDRIFNNIHRVSLSTLARILKKKQVHMKQLYRVPFDRNSERVKHLHSEYVERVLQMDAEQIQHEFIYVDEAGFNLAKTRRRGRNVIGHRAITNVPGQRGGNITLCAAITQNGVLHHHANLGPYNANLILAFLDRLHEIVTALNKVDQMRYIVVWDNVSFHRAALVQNWFHGHPDFEVLYLPPYSPFLNPIEEFFSAWRWKVYDLRPYDRLPLIQAMEQACDQIDAASVQGWIRHSRRFFQRCLANEDIACDVDEILWPDPARRRDEE, encoded by the exons ATGGAAGGAGCTAGAAGAAGAGTGAGAATGAGAGGGGGAGCTcaaagaggagaagaagaaggtagaggaagaggcctaggtagaggaagtggagaaggaggagatagaggaagaggcctaggtagaggaagaggagaagaagaaggtagaggaagaggcctaggtagaggaagaggagaaggaggagatagaggaagaggcctag gtagaggaagaggtagAGAAGAACTTGAAGAGTTGACAGAACCTGAACAAAGAAGACGAGGACCAAATTTGACTCAAGAAATCCGTGCAACACTTATTGACCATGTTCTCAACCATGGACTGACACTGATGGAAGCTGGACAAAGAGTTCAACCAAATCTCAGCAGAAATACTGTTGCGTCAGTAATTCGGACATTTCATCGAGAAAACAG GATTGAGGGTCGAGGACACCAAGGTGGAAGGGGCCCTATGTTCACCCGTGCACAAGAGGCCGCCATAGTGAACATGGTTGTGGCCAATAATTGTATCAGGCTGCGAGAAATCCAAGCCAATATCATCAACGATGACCGTATTTTCAATAACATCCACCGAGTCTCTCTGTCAACATTAGCTCGAATCCTCAAGAAAAAGCAAGTACACATGAAGCAACTATATCGGGTACCATTTGACAGAAATTCAGAGAGAGTGAAACATCTGCACtctgaatatgtggag AGAGTCTTGCAAATGGATGCAGAACAAATTCAGCATGAATTTATATATGTGGATGAGGCTGGATTTAACCTTGCAAAAACACGAAGACGAGGGAGAAATGTAATTGGACACAGGGCAATCACCAATGTGCCAGGGCAGCGAGGGGGTAACATCACCCTCTGCGCTGCTATCACACAAAATGGGGTCCTCCACCACCATGCAAATCTGGGACCCTATAATGCAAATCTAATACTTGCATTTCTTGACAGATTGCACGAGATTGTCACAGCATTAAACAAAGTGGACCAGATGCGGTACATTGTCGTTTGGGACAATGTCTCATTCCATCGGGCTGCTCTGGTCCAGAATTGGTTCCATGGTCACCCTGATTTTGAAGTGTTATACCTTCCCCCATACTCCCCCTTCCTGAATCCAATcgaagagtttttttcagcgTGGCGGTGGAAGGTATACGACCTGCGGCCCTATGACCGTTTGCCCCTCATTCAGGCCATGGAGCAGGCATGTGATCAAATCGACGCAGCTTCTGTGCAGGGGTGGATTCGTCACTCAAGGCGATTCTTCCAACGGTGCCTTGCCAATGAAGACATAGCCTGTGATGTGGATGAAATCTTATGGCCTGATCCAGCCAGACGGAGAGATGAGGAATAG
- the LOC125718693 gene encoding uncharacterized protein LOC125718693 isoform X3 — protein MEGARRRVRMRGGAQRGEEEGRGRGLGRGRGEGGDRGRGLGRGRGREELEELTEPEQRRRGPNLTQEIRATLIDHVLNHGLTLMEAGQRVQPNLSRNTVASVIRTFHRENRIEGRGHQGGRGPMFTRAQEAAIVNMVVANNCIRLREIQANIINDDRIFNNIHRVSLSTLARILKKKQVHMKQLYRVPFDRNSERVKHLHSEYVERVLQMDAEQIQHEFIYVDEAGFNLAKTRRRGRNVIGHRAITNVPGQRGGNITLCAAITQNGVLHHHANLGPYNANLILAFLDRLHEIVTALNKVDQMRYIVVWDNVSFHRAALVQNWFHGHPDFEVLYLPPYSPFLNPIEEFFSAWRWKVYDLRPYDRLPLIQAMEQACDQIDAASVQGWIRHSRRFFQRCLANEDIACDVDEILWPDPARRRDEE, from the exons ATGGAAGGAGCTAGAAGAAGAGTGAGAATGAGAGGGGGAGCTcaaagaggagaagaagaag gtagaggaagaggcctaggtagaggaagaggagaaggaggagatagaggaagaggcctag gtagaggaagaggtagAGAAGAACTTGAAGAGTTGACAGAACCTGAACAAAGAAGACGAGGACCAAATTTGACTCAAGAAATCCGTGCAACACTTATTGACCATGTTCTCAACCATGGACTGACACTGATGGAAGCTGGACAAAGAGTTCAACCAAATCTCAGCAGAAATACTGTTGCGTCAGTAATTCGGACATTTCATCGAGAAAACAG GATTGAGGGTCGAGGACACCAAGGTGGAAGGGGCCCTATGTTCACCCGTGCACAAGAGGCCGCCATAGTGAACATGGTTGTGGCCAATAATTGTATCAGGCTGCGAGAAATCCAAGCCAATATCATCAACGATGACCGTATTTTCAATAACATCCACCGAGTCTCTCTGTCAACATTAGCTCGAATCCTCAAGAAAAAGCAAGTACACATGAAGCAACTATATCGGGTACCATTTGACAGAAATTCAGAGAGAGTGAAACATCTGCACtctgaatatgtggag AGAGTCTTGCAAATGGATGCAGAACAAATTCAGCATGAATTTATATATGTGGATGAGGCTGGATTTAACCTTGCAAAAACACGAAGACGAGGGAGAAATGTAATTGGACACAGGGCAATCACCAATGTGCCAGGGCAGCGAGGGGGTAACATCACCCTCTGCGCTGCTATCACACAAAATGGGGTCCTCCACCACCATGCAAATCTGGGACCCTATAATGCAAATCTAATACTTGCATTTCTTGACAGATTGCACGAGATTGTCACAGCATTAAACAAAGTGGACCAGATGCGGTACATTGTCGTTTGGGACAATGTCTCATTCCATCGGGCTGCTCTGGTCCAGAATTGGTTCCATGGTCACCCTGATTTTGAAGTGTTATACCTTCCCCCATACTCCCCCTTCCTGAATCCAATcgaagagtttttttcagcgTGGCGGTGGAAGGTATACGACCTGCGGCCCTATGACCGTTTGCCCCTCATTCAGGCCATGGAGCAGGCATGTGATCAAATCGACGCAGCTTCTGTGCAGGGGTGGATTCGTCACTCAAGGCGATTCTTCCAACGGTGCCTTGCCAATGAAGACATAGCCTGTGATGTGGATGAAATCTTATGGCCTGATCCAGCCAGACGGAGAGATGAGGAATAG